A window of Acropora muricata isolate sample 2 chromosome 3, ASM3666990v1, whole genome shotgun sequence contains these coding sequences:
- the LOC136912177 gene encoding uncharacterized protein has product MASSACSSSWLRLVRILIQDATNVLKQFLLFSIHPETLENTLTKNSSRLSQLKSKGAIYAAQWKKLFPASGDPPNADKFDITLLHLLIREFSNLTTPANGWNKLPDETDDSIQANIATIKFLRNEVVHSSSTDISESEFEEKWNLISSSLERILVYIHKEKTLSLKNDPIDDNMRQILEDHIKEWRELNQRDSEFIYDLSSRLPDQMSEESVYGRSNEIALVSDHVENKGVPVVLITGGPGFGKTTVARMAAQKLNEDGQTVLFCSLQGKGTFEEVATEMILSCRKEPGQLPDSLEYWLKNWSKQISRQPTVLVLDNADGIIESEADQDLFLKTLSTMRMLSGNNLTFLITSRTRIQDVKSWKEVKINPLSNEDAKKVLNSCINNEERKSQLQSFDLETIAKLCCCLPLALSIAGSHLLDCPTEMLIAQLEKEPVVILEGNSKSFRKAIANSFNLFNDAQQNALVALSVFPGSFHCKAARALFQDCSGSLPITTLRLLNNRSLLEEVSFPRYKLHPFVREFSRNIGNTKSPQVLQNSEQLACVHFLSRLEENARMLYWEKDKCRESIESFGEDRHNYEFFLQNVTDHEISSCHLFLNNFTQTCMYLEKCLAPNSYIQFLKRLLACKSFEAQAQPVLRVELLCVLGEEMRRTGMNEKYQEYVEEAHDLLSEHLDDFETRALPHVFYLHSRARFVSEKNKRYDLEAKELYDEALEICEKEIPNHPEKALNLLFSGRNAKRRTENERANEKLEKALTMLRNLLGDHFMTALCLKELADFYFLTEKTDEGRDKALNYYKEAMEVMEKLGTRNQKESILTLKNYGSCHKEKGNFEEAEMLLLEANRVCDNEIEGDHRWKVFVKTELAVLYYKIASDKETEGDNREELLSKMEECMKEGLDMWYSLNDGKKTIRRLGNRREIVKVLEMNPGRFKREAYYPDEPL; this is encoded by the coding sequence ATGGCATCGTCCGCGTGTTCTTCATCTTGGCTGAGACTAGTTCGAATTCTCATCCAAGATGCAACAAATGTTTTGAAACAGTTTCTTCTCTTTTCAATTCATCCCGAAACGTTGGAAAACACTCTTACGAAGAATTCCTCAAGGCTGTCCCAACTAAAGTCGAAGGGTGCAATCTATGCTGCTCAATGGAAGAAGTTGTTCCCTGCGTCTGGTGACCCACCAAATGCTGACAAGTTTGATATTACTCTGTTGCATTTGTTGATTCGagagttttcaaatttgacaacACCTGCAAATGGATGGAACAAACTGCCTGACGAAACCGACGATAGCATACAAGCAAACATCGCCACCATCAAATTCCTCAGAAATGAGGTGGTCCATAGCTCTTCTACTGATATTTCCGAAAGTGAATTCGAAGAGAAATGGAACCTAATTTCCTCGTCATTGGAGCGAATTCTGGTTTATATCCACAAAGAAAAAACTTTGAGCCTCAAAAATGATCCAATCGATGACAACATGCGTCAAATATTGGAAGATCACATCAAAGAATGGCGAGAATTGAATCAACGAGACAGTGAATTCATCTACGACCTTAGCAGCCGCCTACCCGACCAAATGTCAGAAGAATCGGTGTATGGTCGCTCTAACGAGATTGCCCTTGTGTCAGATCACGTTGAAAACAAGGGGGTTCCCGTCGTGTTGATTACTGGGGGACCGGGATTTGGAAAAACGACTGTGGCCAGGATGGCTGCCCAGAAATTAAACGAGGATGGAcaaactgttttattttgcagTCTTCAAGGAAAGGGAACATTTGAAGAAGTTGCAACTGAAATGATCCTTTCTTGTCGCAAGGAACCTGGGCAACTACCAGACAGTCTAGAATATTGGCTTAAAAACTGGAGTAAACAGATCAGCCGCCAGCCAACAGTACTGGTCCTTGACAATGCAGATGGTATTATAGAGTCGGAAGCAGATCAAGATTTATTCTTAAAAAccttgagtaccatgagaatgCTGTCAGGCAACAATCTAACGTTTTTAATCACATCTAGAACGAGGATCCAAGACGTGAAGTCGTGGAAAGAAGTGAAAATAAACCCCCTATCAAACGAAGATGCTAAAAAGGTACTAAACTCTTGTATCAACAATGAAGAGAGAAAAAGTCAGCTGCAGTCTTTTGACTTGGAGACCATAGCCAAGCTTTGTTGTTGTCTTCCATTGGCACTCTCCATCGCTGGTTCACATCTATTAGATTGTCCTACAGAAATGCTCATTGCGCAACTTGAAAAAGAGCCCGTGGTTATCCTTGAGGGAAATTCTAAATCATTTCGCAAAGCAATAGCGAATTCGTTTAACCTTTTCAACGATGCTCAACAAAATGCCCTGGTTGCGCTTTCCGTGTTCCCTGGCTCATTTCATTGCAAAGCTGCAAGAGCACTTTTTCAGGATTGCTCTGGATCCCTTCCGATAACGACCCTCCGTTTGTTGAATAACAGATCCCTCTTGGAAGAGGTTAGTTTCCCAAGATACAAATTGCATCCTTTCGTCCGCGAGTTTAGCAGAAACATTGGTAACACAAAAAGTCCTCAAGTTTTGCAGAATAGCGAGCAACTGGCCTGCGTACATTTTCTGTCTCGACTGGAGGAAAATGCACGGATGTTGTACTGGGAAAAAGACAAATGCAGAGAATCCATTGAATCATTCGGAGAAGACAGGCACAACTAtgaattttttcttcaaaatgtgACTGACCATGAGATTTCCTCTTGTCACCTATTTCTCAACAATTTCACCCAAACGTGCATGTATTTAGAGAAATGCTTAGCACCGAATTCTTACATTCAGTTCTTGAAACGATTGCTAGCATGCAAGTCGTTTGAGGCCCAAGCTCAACCAGTCCTCCGTGTGGAGCTTTTGTGCGTGCTTGGTGAAGAAATGAGACGTACTGGAATGAATGAAAAATATCAAGAGTACGTGGAAGAGGCCCATGATCTCCTTTCAGAGCACCTTGATGATTTCGAGACTAGAGCTCTTCCTCATGTCTTCTACCTTCATAGCCGAGCTCgttttgtttcagaaaagaaCAAGCGCTATGATCTTGAAGCGAAAGAGTTGTATGACGAAGCACTGGAAATCTGTGAAAAGGAGATTCCAAATCATCCCGAAAAGGCTCTAAACTTGTTATTTTCTGGGAGAAATGCTAAGAGGCGCACGGAGAATGAGAGAGCAAATGAGAAACTTGAGAAAGCTCTTACGATGCTTAGAAATCTTCTTGGAGATCATTTCATGACGGCTCTGTGTCTAAAGGAACTTGCAGACTTTTACTTTCTTACCGAGAAGACCGATGAAGGGCGAGATAAAGCATTGAATTATTATAAAGAGGCAATGGAAGTTATGGAAAAGCTGGGAACGCGCAACCAAAAAGAAAGCATCTTAACTCTGAAAAATTATGGGAGTTGTCACAAAGAGAAAGGCAATTTTGAGGAAGCAGAGATGCTGCTTCTGGAAGCGAATCGCGTTTGCGACAATGAGATAGAGGGCGATCACAGGTGGAAAGTTTTTGTTAAAACTGAGCTGGCGGTCTTATATTATAAGATAGCCAGTGACAAAGAAACTGAAGGAGATAATAGAGAGGAACTACTCAGCAAAATGGAGGAATGTATGAAGGAAGGGCTGGATATGTGGTACAGCCTCAATGACGGCAAAAAAACAATCAGGCGTCTTGGTAACAGAAGAGAGATCGTGAAAGTCCTGGAAATGAACCCAGGAAGATTCAAAAGAGAGGCATATTATCCGGACGAGCCTCTTTAA